One Hyperolius riggenbachi isolate aHypRig1 chromosome 12, aHypRig1.pri, whole genome shotgun sequence genomic window, aacatggacattgcctggtacatccgttttcctctcagctataactgacagcaactgatattttactgacagcaactgatatatttcagatctgacaaattattgtcagaactggatgggattattgtcagaagaaaatggtgagcttctgagaggaactgacggcgaggtaactctgtaatttttatttgaagttacctcatgtgtttattttaaatatttttactcagtacaggttctctttaaatattccccttgatagtgaataggtgaattttgattgtttgttgtaggctccacccactttcctgaatattaatcccagtcacccagacccagtgactaactgtgccaaatttgaaaaccctgccattaacagtgactgcagtttacattttctcagtgaaaattaattgctgaaatgtgattggctgttttatgctccgcccactttccaaAATTTTTCACATCGGTCAGCAAGCGACCAACTGAAAGTTTGGGGACTcttgcttgattactgtgagaatggcagccttttacatttccattgacatgaatgggtgaaatctgatttgctgttcgttgctccgcccaggtgtgcaggggggccgcgagacccccagaacatattatCCCAGTTTCACTGATATCAATCAACAAGTTTTGAGTGAAGGCAGCACATACGCCCACATACACAAATCCGattttaaatatactgtatatacccctGGTTTGTAAGTGAAGTCTTTAGGGACAGAGGATGTTACTGAGGACATAAAAATCCATGAATTAGGGGCAGCAGGTGAAAaataccattttttatttttttttgcaaaaatattgtTATGTACAATTAGTTCAAAATAGCATTCCACAAAATACATACAAGAATAAATCAATAACTCGGGCATCATTTGGCAGAAGTAGTATTATTATTTAAGTACACAATTTATATAGTTAATTAAAATGATTACATTAAATCATATAAAAGTAATCACATGGCATCAATTAAAATTAAAGTACATTATTTTTGGATTAGACTGGCCCAGTTGCATCTCTGTGATCACCACTAGTAAAGACACTCCAGATATTTAAACATATTCAAGTATTTGGCTATCTAGCTGGTATTATTCAGTTATACTATATATGGCATACATGAACATAGGACTATTTACACTGGGAACAGACCTGATTGTAGAACATAATGGCCTCCTGTTCTCTAGTATTTCTGTTGTGTCCTGTTTTTGTGGTGGTTTATCTCGCATTTGTAATCTACACCCCCAAATCATTTCTAGTACAGCGCCGTAGAATATGATGGCACTTTTGAAAAATAGGCTAATAATTATATTCAatgttattttgtatttttatttcccACTAGATATCCCACTGGATGATAATCCCccatctccttaaagagactctgtaacttcaaaaagatcccctggggggtactcacctcgggtgggggaagcctccggatcctaatgaggcttcccacgccgtcctctgtcccacgggggtctcgctgcagccctccgaacagccggcaacagacccgactgtaaaatcaatatttacctttgctggctccagcaggggcgctgtggctgctttccgctccgaactacacggaaatacccgacctcagtcgggtccgctctactgcgcaggcgccggaaacttgcgcctgcgcagtagagcagacccgacggcgatcgggtatttccgtgtagttcggagccgacagccgtcaaagcacctgcacaggagccgggaaggtaaataatgacgtcatcttgtacggagggctgcagcgagacccccgtgggacagaggacggcgtgggaagcctcattaggatccggaggcttcccccacccgagatgagtacccgccaggggatcttttgatgttacagatcctctttaaaggaatactgtagggggtcggggggaaatgagttgaacttacccgtggattctaatggtccccagcagacatcctgtacctgcaaagccactcaccgatgctccggccccgcctccggttcactgcaCAGTCCCagtgtggtctgtgcctgcgcagtacactcctggtgacatcagcgggagtgaggacacggcaacgcaggtacagtggttttcagactttaaagtctgaaattccagaagtgaccccgaggcggggccggagcattggtgagtggctttgcaggtacaggatgtctgctggggaccattagaagccacgggtaagttcaactcattttcccccgacccccctacagtaaattaaaatagaaaatggtactcacctgggtctttctgcagcccagtgtaggtcgggacgtcccacgccggcgtcctggctcttctcccatcaCCTCCTCAGGAATGGCCGGACGGCGGCAGCCGGGTGACACTAGCCCCGAGTGTCAGGCTCCTCTTCCTCAAATGTCATGGCTAATGTCACCAcgccggctgcctcgcgtcatcacggcggccggcgtgacagtacggcgcatgcgcggtttaattgtCTAGCCATTTCTGAGGAGGtgatgggagaagagccaggacgccggcgtgagaCGTCCCGACCTACaccgggctgcagaaagccccaggtgagtaccattttctattttaatttgagctcggagtccctttaactacatGTTCTTCCTAATTCCTAATCCTCACCCAGACATCTAAGCCCACTCGAAGTGCAGCacggaggggctcagtgaagacggcagtgaaggtgtggagaTGTTTAATCTGATCATCCACTTTATAGAAAGAGATCCGgccggcctcataatccagatagATTCCAAGTCTTCTGATGAAAGTTTCTTGAGAAAGACCATGCTCAGTATTAGAATGCTTAAATGAAAATCCGTTCCCTGAATGTACAAAGCACCAGGAGGCATCATTGTTGCCTATGACAGAAAGTAGGCCCTCACGGTCTATGCTGGAATAACACAATCCTATTCTAAAGTTATTATCACCTGAAatatccacttcccagtaatgtttTCCTGCGTGAAATTCTGTGCTACTTATAACCTGATAGGAGTCAAATTCTTCaggttttttttcatcagtttCATATTTTTCTAGTCCAAATGCAACTTTCAGGTCTCTAGATACTTGCACATTATTAGCCGCAGTGTCTTTATCCAAACATATATCCGATTTCTCCGGAGTCAGCAGAGCTTTCATGGCATTGTTCAAGATATCACCTAACTCTTTCCGTATGTTCAGCGCGATCAGAGTCTCATCCACATTAacaatatcttggtttttttcaaATTCATTTTCTTCATGATTGTCTTTATCATAAACTCCTGAGTCTTCCCTGTATGATTCCCATACGACATTCAGTGGGTCTGCTGTGTTGCAGATGTCCTTCAAGTGACGCAGCTTTCTGGACAGCTCGTCCTTCCTCATTTCCAGCTGATGGACCTGCTGAGATAACGACCCTGAAATCTGTTCTTTCTTGTTGGAGATGTCCTTCAAGACTCGGTTCTCAAGGTCATCTTGCTGCCTTCTGAGTATTTTGAATAGCAAGATAACTTTCTCTTTTACAACATAAGTGTGTTCTTCAACTTGCCCTTTCTGGTTTTGCAAACTCTGGATTTTTTTCTCGGCAACATCTCTCCTTGTGGTCAGCTTCTCCAAGGTTTGTTGACATTCTTGCTTTCTTTTTTTGGACTCTTCCTTAAGGGGTCTTATTGTGCGTCCCCGATGTTTGTTCTCTTGTAAACAAGACTTGCAGCAGATACCGATGGATTCCTCCTGGCAGTAATACTTCAGAACCTTGCCGTGTTTGGCGCATTTTCTGCTCTCCAGGTCAGCGGTGGGGTCACATAAGACATGTTCTGGAGACTTGCTGTGGACTTTCAGGTGTCTATCACACAGTGAAGCTTCACAACGAAGACATGTCTTAACAGCAGTGACAGGAGAGTCAATGCAGTAAGTACACTTTATATTGTGTTTCAGCTCAAGTTGAAAGGCCTCCACAATGTTGCGCAGTCTTGTGTTCACCTGCAGATCAGGTCTATTAATATATCTCCGCATGCATTCAGGACAAGAAGATTCTCTGTCCTCCTGATGGTCCCACACCTCAGTGATGCAGCTTCGGCAGAAATTATGTCCACACGATAGAGTGACCGGATCTTTGAAAACCTCTTGGCAGACACTACATGTTATCTCATCTCTCACAGTAGCAGAGGCCATTACTGTACACAGGAGCACGAACAGAGAACTGTGTGTAACTGAAGTATTACAGCTATGCCACCTCACTGCAGGGTGTGGACAGTTTCTCTCGCGGCAAAACAGTTTACAGAAGCACAATCTTTATAACCGCGTCATAAGACCTTTCAACTCAACCGGTCACATAAATGTGAAAACAAATAAACAGGTGTGGCTTGCAACATCGGCCTATATGGGGTTGGCTACTGTTCCTGACCAATAGTCTGTTGCCCTATCTGCACCACCTTTGAACATCACCCATGTTTATGAGAGGCTCTCCTGCATTCTTCACCAACCATTGAAGAACACTGTATATTGAAGGGCTGTTCATCATGTGACAAAACTGCCTCAAAAGTGTGCAAAGTCAAAATCAATGCCCAACAGACACTGCAACCAGGAGGACTCAACATACAAAGGAGTTCTCCAGAAGCCCCTGAACCACATGGGGCAATCCAGGCACTGTAGTAAAGATCTGCGACCTCACCTAGAtttaatgcttaaagggaaccttaactgaacggggggtaaagagtttcacttacctggggctattaccagccccctgcagcagtcctgtgccctcggcgctgctctggaatcctctggtcccccgctgtcacttagtttcgtttttgacgactcaccagtcgccggccgccatgcgtattattggacgcattcaccaatgcaattagcgctattgcggaccgcaacgcgtacaaaaataagcgttgccgcattccgcacgcgtagatatgcggcaacgcgtatttttgtacgcgttgcggtccgcaatagcgctaattgcattggtgaatgcgtccaataatacgcatggcggccggcgactggtgagtcgtcaaaaacgaaactaagtggcagcgggggaccagaggattccagagcagcgccgagggcacaggactgctgcagggggctggtaatagccccaggtaagtaaaactctttaccccccgttcagttaaggttccctttaattgccaATGGATGTTATTGTGTATTTACACGCAAgaagtggttagcttacagggacaacatggggtgatttgcatattcagcagtgatgcatcatgggaggcaccatatgctcactccaacctgaattatcacaaataccttctgtttaaggcttctttcccaccaggacgttgtgttttaggggacgttataggtcgcataacgtgcccctaacgcaacgcctggtggtgctggaggacgacgctaccaagagctgcgctatgcagctcttggtgcgccttttttgtgctgtgcgatgcggagaccacgtgatccgcatcacgtggtcccgccagccaatcgccgcacagagcggacgctccaggaagtaaacactgcacgtcacagtgcagtgaatattaattagccatgtggctggccgcggaggaggaggggagacctcctcctccaacatcactgagcatgtgcacacagtctaacgcggcttagccgcgtataacgtccaagcatgcagcactttcttttaacttgctgcgttacaatgtaacgcaacgtgggcactgtgaacagcccattgatttttcattactgtgtggtgggctgcgttacaggctgctctaacgtgcacctgtaacgtcccactgtgaaagcagcctaaaaggacttctgaggcgaagtttaaaatctatttttttactcacctggggcttcttccagcccctagcagctgtctcagtccctcgccgcagccccgtttctcggtgtccccgctggcctcccgCGAGGATAGCAACCCACCGGCGGGGTCGGGTCATCTGCGCCTGACTCACATGCACTGCCCTACTTAAACAGTGCTTTCGGTGACgtgagcgggagcgaggacgcatGCTGCCAGGGCCGAACAGGTGCAGTGGCTTGCGACATTAAAGTCTCAAATTCCGGAAGTGTGCTGCAGCGGttagggaccggaggatcggtttatcacagcgcaggcacaggacgtctaacTCTTGTTATAGTAATCCTTTAAATATTTAATCAGTAGATTATCATtaaggatgctcattcagatgatgcatcggaatgcggaaatactAATGCGGTAAGTGGATTTCCGCAGAAACTGTGGTAAAATCTGCTTACCGATATGCTGTAATTTTAAgctaatcagaagactcagaatgaataagccaattagAGAATGCCGACATTTTGGTGGAAATCAGGAAATATGTGGAGAGAGGAAACAGTAATCGGCAGAATTTCTGGGGAATCAAAAATTTTGGACCATTACTAATGATCATAGGATGGAATACATAAATCAACACACCCCCACCAGGATGGGCTCAAAACTTAAAGAGCACCAAACCGTCTTTGACATAGCGTGCAATGGGCGTGGCCTGCGCTCTTTCTCATCACTCGTGACACATCAAACAAGGCTGCAGTCCTCTTATGACTTAGGCCCAGATCAGGACAGCTAACATCATCCCCAGGACTCAGCTCCTGAAATATATGCAAAACCAGGAAGAGAGCTGTGTCCCAATGGTCGTCACCTACAGCcttcacctggaaatcttaaggctcatacacacgtccaacttaatgcacaaccaaccgcactacatgaccaaccacacaagttgtctacctgacaagtacgtacacacacgccaaccaactaaacaaccaatgcACTTAAATAATCtgcgtgcaagctaaatgacaaaccgcacaacatgtccgcattcaaaaacggtttttaacctcctgagcggtatgcccaacactgtgtcgggcatgccgctcaagaggttttgctggcctcagaagtcactaggctagctagtatgggTGGCCACAACCCCCCAAATTGCCTCTAATccccccgatccagccacttATACACTACCCAGCCCagttccagcgatcggcgcagcctcccgcacagctccggtcctctctatggggaggatcgggtctgtgcATGAAGTCATGATGTCTGTGACgccatgtacgatcctccccatagagaagaccagagctgtgcgacgaggctgcgccgatcgctggaaccgagctgggtaatgtataagcggctggatCCGGGG contains:
- the LOC137541369 gene encoding E3 ubiquitin/ISG15 ligase TRIM25-like, producing the protein MASATVRDEITCSVCQEVFKDPVTLSCGHNFCRSCITEVWDHQEDRESSCPECMRRYINRPDLQVNTRLRNIVEAFQLELKHNIKCTYCIDSPVTAVKTCLRCEASLCDRHLKVHSKSPEHVLCDPTADLESRKCAKHGKVLKYYCQEESIGICCKSCLQENKHRGRTIRPLKEESKKRKQECQQTLEKLTTRRDVAEKKIQSLQNQKGQVEEHTYVVKEKVILLFKILRRQQDDLENRVLKDISNKKEQISGSLSQQVHQLEMRKDELSRKLRHLKDICNTADPLNVVWESYREDSGVYDKDNHEENEFEKNQDIVNVDETLIALNIRKELGDILNNAMKALLTPEKSDICLDKDTAANNVQVSRDLKVAFGLEKYETDEKKPEEFDSYQVISSTEFHAGKHYWEVDISGDNNFRIGLCYSSIDREGLLSVIGNNDASWCFVHSGNGFSFKHSNTEHGLSQETFIRRLGIYLDYEAGRISFYKVDDQIKHLHTFTAVFTEPLRAALRVGLDVWVRIRN